One window of the Sphaerochaeta associata genome contains the following:
- a CDS encoding glycoside hydrolase: protein MKLTILGAASPRFPLLLHSLLNRTELVFDTIHLYDIDTQKLALLDRTLLTRILASHRNTIRIVLCKTLEEALEGADYVFSSIRVGGQEQRIADELTAMRCSQIGQETVGVGGFFLALRTIPVVLQQVRLLEKVAPKATLINFTNPSGLVTQAVHSLTGFRKIIGICDAPQMVATYASEIYGCDAEDVLLHYYGINHLGWVYGMQLKGKEMLGDLIDTKLPLFFEKEPFYQDLESHIRKTRTIPNEYLYYYEHTKTIVENQKKSPLSRAQTIKILDEELYKALGAGTVDALDAFNHYMDARNGSYMALESGRDRSLPVFSLLEQHNANGYDAIALDVLSSVMGISKKPLILNIPNNGFDPALADDDVIEVSTLPRDGWFAPIGTASALHPSSRALLMQMKSYERKVIEAVASQSERNAIEALGMHPFVGADAASLYDCMRTGR, encoded by the coding sequence ATGAAACTGACCATTCTGGGAGCTGCAAGTCCTCGATTTCCCTTACTGTTGCACTCCTTGCTGAACCGAACGGAACTTGTGTTTGATACAATCCACTTGTACGATATCGACACACAAAAGCTTGCTTTGCTTGACCGCACGCTTTTAACCCGCATACTCGCATCTCACCGGAATACCATCCGCATCGTGCTGTGCAAAACGCTTGAGGAAGCGTTGGAAGGAGCCGATTATGTGTTCTCGTCCATCAGGGTGGGAGGGCAGGAACAGAGAATCGCTGATGAGCTGACCGCAATGAGGTGTTCGCAGATAGGGCAGGAGACGGTCGGAGTCGGTGGATTCTTTCTTGCATTGCGAACCATTCCGGTGGTGCTGCAGCAGGTACGTCTGCTCGAGAAGGTTGCACCCAAGGCAACATTGATCAATTTCACCAACCCTTCGGGCCTGGTAACCCAGGCGGTTCACTCGCTTACAGGGTTCCGGAAGATCATCGGCATTTGCGATGCGCCCCAAATGGTTGCAACTTATGCTTCAGAGATCTACGGCTGTGATGCAGAGGATGTATTGCTTCACTATTACGGAATCAACCACCTTGGCTGGGTGTACGGGATGCAGCTCAAAGGTAAGGAGATGCTTGGAGACCTGATCGATACCAAGTTGCCACTATTCTTCGAGAAGGAGCCCTTCTATCAAGATTTGGAATCTCATATCAGAAAAACACGAACGATTCCCAATGAATACCTGTACTACTATGAGCACACGAAAACGATCGTGGAAAACCAGAAAAAGTCTCCGCTGAGCCGTGCCCAGACCATCAAGATTCTGGATGAGGAGCTGTATAAGGCTCTCGGTGCAGGAACAGTGGATGCACTTGATGCTTTCAATCACTATATGGATGCAAGAAACGGGTCCTATATGGCTTTGGAGTCGGGTCGAGACCGCTCCCTTCCTGTCTTTTCGCTATTGGAACAACACAATGCCAACGGCTATGATGCTATTGCATTGGATGTACTCTCTTCGGTCATGGGCATCAGCAAGAAGCCATTGATCCTCAATATACCGAACAACGGCTTTGATCCGGCTTTGGCCGATGACGATGTCATTGAAGTCTCAACACTTCCCCGGGACGGATGGTTTGCTCCCATCGGAACCGCTTCAGCTTTGCATCCGTCCTCTCGGGCACTGCTGATGCAGATGAAGAGCTATGAGCGCAAGGTCATCGAGGCCGTCGCTTCGCAATCAGAGAGGAATGCCATCGAGGCACTGGGAATGCACCCCTTTGTCGGCGCCGATGCAGCCTCTCTCTACGATTGTATGAGGACAGGACGATGA
- a CDS encoding LacI family DNA-binding transcriptional regulator gives MLELRKEVSMGIKEIAKEAGVSVATVSRVLNGTKFVSEDLKQQVLACIEKEGYVANHVARSMVLKKTFTIGLIIPEVSELYHQMVFSQAEHVLEEAGYKVLVCRVKDTVSSVRVYLDLLLENRVDGMLLMHETSNPKVYDQLKKSQIPIVLAGIDIPDLPFPQVRIDDFQASYDGTNYLLSLGKKHIALIGGWGYSVGDKRLQGYKTALEEAGLSFDPALVVPGNYTVESGSEAMERLLASKKTFDSVFVLSDEMAIGVMRTALDAGLRIPQDLSVLGFDGIALSRFLNPTLATVSQPIIQIGVQSATHLLTLLQGEKVAPVTLLAHRIQTGDSVG, from the coding sequence ATGCTCGAGTTGAGAAAGGAAGTATCGATGGGAATCAAGGAGATAGCCAAGGAAGCCGGTGTTTCAGTTGCAACGGTGTCTCGTGTGTTGAATGGGACAAAGTTTGTAAGTGAGGATCTGAAGCAGCAGGTACTGGCTTGCATAGAAAAAGAAGGGTACGTAGCGAACCATGTTGCCAGAAGCATGGTGCTCAAGAAAACCTTCACCATCGGCCTTATCATTCCTGAAGTCTCGGAGCTCTATCATCAGATGGTCTTCTCACAAGCTGAACACGTGCTGGAAGAGGCGGGCTACAAGGTATTGGTTTGCCGGGTCAAGGACACGGTATCCAGCGTCCGCGTTTATTTGGACCTCCTGCTTGAGAACCGGGTGGACGGCATGCTGTTGATGCATGAGACAAGCAACCCCAAGGTGTACGACCAACTGAAAAAAAGTCAGATTCCGATTGTTCTTGCCGGCATCGACATCCCCGACCTCCCGTTTCCCCAGGTTCGGATTGATGACTTCCAAGCATCCTATGATGGAACGAACTATTTGCTCTCCCTTGGCAAAAAGCACATCGCCTTGATCGGCGGCTGGGGTTACTCGGTTGGTGACAAGCGCCTGCAAGGCTACAAGACCGCCTTGGAGGAAGCGGGACTGTCTTTCGATCCAGCATTGGTGGTACCCGGCAATTACACCGTCGAGTCTGGTAGTGAGGCCATGGAGCGGCTGTTGGCAAGCAAAAAAACGTTTGACTCGGTGTTCGTCCTCAGCGATGAGATGGCCATCGGTGTAATGAGAACTGCATTGGATGCCGGTCTTCGTATACCACAAGACTTGTCCGTCTTGGGCTTTGACGGTATTGCCTTATCAAGGTTTCTCAATCCAACACTTGCTACAGTCAGCCAGCCTATTATACAGATAGGGGTGCAATCGGCCACTCATCTGCTTACGCTCTTACAGGGAGAGAAGGTTGCGCCGGTTACCTTGCTTGCCCATAGAATCCAGACAGGAGACAGCGTCGGGTAG
- a CDS encoding CPBP family intramembrane glutamic endopeptidase: MFRKFESKPVTHAVFWIALYIAIVNIGDSLGGIPNLATSLLLTVFSMVLFFYSKTRIPVGFDSFSKSNAKRTLYYLPLAALVGLGFLGGIDSSLSFSDILIAVLLMTNVGFVEELLFRGYLLEAIEKGKGRKRAVIISGITFGIGHIVNILRGYDASELAVQIAGAVAIGLVLALLVVLTRNLIPGILFHILFNIGGTITVEESSSEGVLLLLIIGICAAYLLYLLRQLNKQ, encoded by the coding sequence ATGTTTCGCAAGTTTGAAAGCAAACCCGTAACCCATGCAGTTTTCTGGATCGCCCTGTACATCGCCATAGTCAATATCGGAGATTCACTTGGAGGCATTCCTAATCTCGCTACCAGTCTTCTGTTGACCGTTTTTTCGATGGTGCTCTTTTTCTACTCGAAAACCAGAATACCTGTAGGTTTTGACAGCTTTTCCAAAAGCAATGCAAAAAGGACCTTGTACTATCTGCCCCTTGCAGCCTTGGTTGGCCTTGGCTTCCTTGGAGGAATCGATTCATCCCTCTCTTTTTCGGATATCCTGATTGCAGTGCTGCTGATGACCAACGTTGGCTTTGTGGAGGAGTTGTTGTTCCGCGGCTATTTGCTTGAGGCCATTGAGAAGGGCAAAGGCAGGAAACGCGCGGTAATCATCAGCGGCATCACCTTCGGTATCGGACATATTGTCAATATCCTGCGCGGCTACGATGCAAGCGAGCTTGCCGTCCAGATTGCAGGGGCCGTAGCCATCGGCCTCGTCCTTGCTCTATTAGTGGTTCTGACCAGGAATCTCATCCCTGGCATCCTCTTTCACATACTGTTCAATATCGGCGGAACCATCACTGTAGAAGAAAGCAGCAGTGAAGGGGTCCTGCTGCTTTTGATCATTGGAATTTGTGCGGCCTACCTGCTGTATCTGCTCAGGCAGCTGAACAAGCAGTAA